DNA from Candidatus Cloacimonas acidaminovorans str. Evry:
CGCCCTACGGGCTTTAATGTATCTAAACCCTCTAAACCTTATCAACCCTCTAAACCTTTTTTTCCGAGGGGTTTACACACCCATCGCTATCATTGTGTCGCCCTGAAGGGCTTTTTGGAAACCCGGAATGTGGAAAGAAAAAACACTCGGGGCTTACATTTCCCGAGGGGTTTACACACCCATCGCTATAAAAGTGTCGCCCTGACGGGCTTTAATGTATCTAATCCTTATCAACCTTCTAAAACTTCTCAACCTTCTAAAACTTCTCAACCCTCTAAACCTTATCAACCCTCTAAACCTTTTTTTCCGAGGGGCTTACGCTACCATCGCTATTGTTGTGTCACACTGACGGGCTTTTTTTTCTGAGGTATTATATTTGCTCAGGATTCTATTACTTCAACATTAGCACGTGGAACGATAATTTTTGTGCCATTTTCAAATTCCGCTTCCAAAACCCGAACCAAAGTTTCCGATTCCACTTTAGTAAGTTCTTCAGGCAGAGCAGTCACTTTGGCAATGTGTCCGAAATGGGGTTGGCGGATAATTCTGATTACGGTTCCGATTTCCAAAATGGGCATAGAAACTTCTTTAGCAACGAGTTCTTGTTCTTCAAACTGGAGCGGAATAATAATTTCCGGACGAATAACTCCGGCACGAATTTGAGTTCTGCCATGAATAGAGGTTTTATAACCCTCAAAATGTTTTAATAAATTAAAGGTTTTTTGTGCCATATTAATTCTGCCAAAACCCTCTGTGCAAACGATAGTAATGCCGATATTTTCGTGTCCTGTAATAGCTACTCCAATATCATAGCCGAGTAATTTTTTAATATCCTGATCGTCTATACCACCTGTAATAATAGCTTTTACGCCATTTTTCCGGGCTATATCAATTGCGTGATAGGGTGCAAAAGCACCGGCAACAATTATTTTACCGGCACAGGATGCATCAATTTTGGCAACATCCAATTCATCATCGGGGCTTTCTGCTATCATTTTTAATTCGCCAAAGGTTTCTCCTCCGAGCCCAAAAATTCCTTGAATATAGGCACTTTTATTTTCAATGATTACTCCTTCCTCTTCAATAATATCGGTTACCAAGCCATCTATAAATGCCTTTACCTGAACAGGAATACGGGGTTCACGCAGTAAGATTTGGCCTGTTACGGAAGAAATGTTTTCCACTTCTCCTTCAATAGGGGAAAGAATTTCCGTTTTCATTATACCGAGCCCGAAAAGTCCTTTAGTTTCAGCCAAAACGGTTTTTTGAGTGATTTTATCACCCGGTTTAATTTTAATGTAATTAACTAATTGTTGAGGGGTAACTCCAAGTTTATTGGCAAGATTGAAAGGTATAACTTTACCTGGGAGTAAGGTTTCGGCAACAACATCTTCAGCTTTTACTTTATCGCCTTTTTTCACGAGCACCTGTCCTTTCAAAGGCAGAATGCGTTCTTTGCGTAAGATTATATTATCGGTAACGGTTAAACCGGCAGAATATGCTTGTCCCATTTTTTTATCCTCCTATGACAAAATATGTTCCGGGTATGCATTCAGGGCTTTCATCCACTTTTTAAGGGCAGAAATGCGTTCATTTTTATCTGCAGGAAGCACAAAAGGTTTACGACCTCTGGTATCTAAAACGATGCCAACTTTTCCCCCGTGCAGATCAACGGTCAGTTCTTTCTTTCTATCTGCATCTAAAATCAAGCCACTATGTGTTTTCAGAGTTGCTTTGGCAACCTGTCCAATCTCACAAGGGATTAAACGCATTTCACCAAAGGGTATATCTTCTTCAAAAACAGAGCCATCAGGAAGCTCCAGTTTGGCATAGAGAGCTGGTTTACCAATTTTTCCTTTTCCTACAGGGGCTACGCAAGTTCCCAAATAAATCATACAGTCCTTGCGGAAAACCTCTGTAGCTGCTTTGGTGCTGATTTCAGATAGGACTCCCAAATGAGGCATCATAAAAATGCTATCAACGGAAAGACGGGTTATTCCTTCAGGCAAAAAAGCATCTATTAACATCATCACGGTCTGATTTCTGCGTGGAGCATGAGATAAAACTCCTCCGCTACCAACTAAAAGATCAAGGGTCATCATATTTACAATTGTTTCTCCGGAAACGGATTGCGAGAATGCTTCCGAAATATCACGCTGTTTTTGCATACCTTTTAAGGAACTGGCAAAGGACTTATGCTGTTCAAAAGCCAAACGTAATGCCTCTTTGGCAATTGCCTGTTCCAGAACAAGTTCTTCTAAAAGAGAAGGAATCGTAGTAGGACGAATCATTTTGTTTTTAATCATATTACGCAGCTCGCTTTCATCAATATCAAAAGGCACCCAACGCATAATATTTTCCAGTCCTGCTGAAGCCAGCACATTGGAAATGCTGTAGCTTAAACCCAAATTGGCACTAACCGTGCGATTGAAAATGAAATCCTTGGTAAAAACACTGAAAATATCTGTAGTGGCACCACCGATATCAACACCTACAACTTCAATGTTTTCTTCTTTGGCAATTGCTTGCATAATATTTCCAACTGCTGCAGGAGTTGGCATAATAGGAACTTGTTCATGTTCAGGACCAACCGTCCATTCCATCAGTTTGTTATAGCCCGGTGCCTGTTTCATAACATGTTCCATAAAGAGGTTATGAATCTTTTCTCTGGCAGGAAGAAGGTTTTCAATTTCCAGTTTGGGACGAATGTTATCCGTGATAATCAAATCCACTTTTTCCCCGAGGGTTTTGACAATTTCTTCTCGGGCATCTTTATTGCCGGCATAAATAACAGGCAGTTTATAACCGGAACCAAGACGGGGTTTAGGGTCTGCACTGGCAACCAATTCAGCCATTTCCACCACATGTTTAACAGTGCCACCATCTTCACCACCTGCCATTAAAATCATATCGGGTCGGAGTTCACGGATGCGTTCAATCTTTTCATGATTCATCCTTTTATCGTTACTGGCAATAAGGTCCATAACAATTGCTCCGGCTCCCAAAGCTGCTCTTTCTGCACTTTCACCTGTCATAGAAGCAACAACTCCAGTAACCATCATTTGCAAGCCACCGCCTGCGGAAGATGTTGAAACATAAGCATCAACGCCAACATCACCTTTACGGGGAATAACGAATTCTCCGTTTTCCATAAATTTGATATTAGGATTGTGATACTTCAGGCGCGCCAATTCTTCCAATTCTTGAGTGGCATTAATAACACCTTTGGTAACATCGTTTAAGGGTGCTTCAACGGTTGTAGGTGCTTCCCCGCGAATGGTTTGACGAAATTCTCCATCTATCCATTCAATTAAAATTGCCTTGGTAGTAGTGCTGCCACAGTCAGTAGCAACAATACGGGTAAGGCGTTTCTCATCGTATTGCATATATCCTCCACTTTTTCAAGCAGTTTTATTTTTTCTCTTAAATATTTTGTGGTAAAATGCCTTTCTTTTGGCTTTGCGATGTTGTTTTTTGAGCTTGTTTTCCTGTCTGCGTTCACGAGTATAAATTTCATCCAGTTCGTCCATCCGTTTAATGAGTTTTTTTATGTTATTTTCATCTTCCATCATAATGGCAAACTGCTGATATTTTTTGGAATCAAAAATGATTTCCGCTACCGGAAGAATAAAAAACAGTGCCTGACTTCCAATTCCGTGTAAAGGACGGACAGATTCAAAAAGAAGAATTCCTGCAGGAGCCAAATGCCTTTCGGCAATAAATTTTGCCACCTTTTCAATCATTTCATTGATTTCGCTTTCTGAGGTCTCGGGTCGGATTTCCCAAAATTCCTTATTCATTTTAAGCTCGGGCAACGGTTATGGCACAAATTTTATCTGCTCCTGCAGAGCGCAAGGTTTTGGCAATTTCATTTAAGGTGCTGCCGGTAGTGAAAACATCATCAATTAAAATAATTTTTTTGCCTGCTACGAGGTTTTTATTTTTTACCTGAAAAGCACCAGCCAAATTTTTTATTCTATGATCACGGGAAAGTAGGGTTTGGCTTAAAGTATTGATTCTTCTTTTCACAGGATTAAAATATGGCATATCAATCAATTTAGCCACAGAATAGGCAATTAAATCGGATTGATTGTAACCTCTTTCTCTTTTTCTTACTCTATGCAAAGGAACAGCACATATATAGTCGTAATTTTTTAGAACTGGTTTGGATTCAATAAGTTCTGCTATCGGCAAAGCAAAATAACCGGCAGGAGAACTATAGCCATTATATTTCAAAATATGTATCAGGTCTCTAACCGGACCTGAATAGCGAAAAACAGAAATGGCAGAATCAAAGGCAAAATTTCCTTCCGCACAAACCTCACAGGGAAGTTCTTTATTTTCACTTCCGCAAACAGGGCAAGTTCCTTCTCCAATTAGATATAGCTTCGCTTCACAATCAGGACAAATAACCTGATAACGGTCATCTATTCTGTTTCCACAAACCAAACAGGCAGGAGGAATCAGAAGTTCTAAGATTTTATTCCAGAGCATTTTCAATGGCAGCAAAAATCCACCTTCCATCTTTAGTGGGAACTGTTTCCGTAGCAGAACGTTCAGGATGTGGCATCATCCCTAAAATGTTGCGCTGTTTATTACAAATTCCCGCTATATTATCTAATGAGCCGTTGGGATTACTTTCAATGTTTATATTTCCCTGTTTATCACAATAGCGGAAAAGTATTTGATCGTTGGCTATCAATTGTTTTAAGCCCTCGGGATCAATATAATAATTACCTTCTTTATGCGCTATGGGAATATCCATAACTTTTCCTTTACCAATGCCTTGAGTGAAAGGACTGGCTTCTGTTTCCACCCGAATATATTGATGTTGACAAATAAAATGCAAATTTGCATTCATCATTAAAGTTCCAGGTAGTAAACCGCATTCCGTTAAAATCTGAAAACCATTACAAATACCAACTAATAAACCTCCTTTTTGGGCAAAAGCAATAACTTCTTGCACAATGGGAGAAAACCTGGCTAAAGCTCCACAACGAAGATAATCACCGTAAGAAAAACCACCTGGCAAAATTACCAAATCCGGCTTTTCCAAATCGGAATCCTTATGCCAAATAAGTTTGGTTTGATTACCCCGGCTTTTGCAAACTCTGTAAGTATCATAATCACAATTGGAACCGGGAAAAGTAACAACACTAATACGCAAGAAATTACTCCTCTGCAATTATTTCGTAATGATATGTCTCGGTATTAGGGTTAGCCAAAAGGTCTTGGCAAATTTTTTCTACTTCCTGGCTGACTTTTTCTCTGTTATCATTCCTAAAACTCATCTCTATATATTTGCTGATACGGGTTTCAATCACATCCGTGTAACCCAGGTTATGCAGAGAATTTGTAACTGCCTTACCTTGCGGATCAAGAACATTGGCTTTAAGTTGAACATAAATTTTGGCTTTTAGCATTGCTAATCCTTTCGTTTATTTCTCAATTTATCCTTTTCTTTTTGCTTGAGGTTTTAGTCAATACTTTTGTTGGGTAGTCCTCCGACTACACATTCTTGACTTCTCTACCTCTTGACTACACAATTACAATACTAGTATCAATATTATAGCCCTTGAAAACAGGCAGTTTGGATAGAGCTGTTTTATAGTTTGCAAGTTGATTGAAATCGTAAATATCTCCGCTTTTATAATCCGCAATCAGAACCACTTTTTCAGCAGTATTAACCATCAAACGGTCTATTCTCATAATTTTGCTGCCCCACAGAATTTCCTGCTCAGTAAAGATTTTATCCCAACCGGAAGTAAAAAGATAGGGATTTGAATCGCAGACCTTTTTACAGCGATCAGCCAGTTGCTCAATTTGAAAGACGGTAAAAATAGCTCCATAGCGGTTTAGGCATCTGTAATAAGCATAGTTATGTTCTTTTGGTGTGTTGCGGATAATGAAGGACATATAGAAATGCAATAAATCCCCGATCAGGTTTGGGCGTTCCGTTAGATAGTATGTTTTCAGGTCTTTTACTGCAGGAAGTTCTACGGGAACTAATTTATTCCAATTTACGGGTCTGTGATGGCGGATATTCAGATGATAATTGCTTTGTTCCAGATTAGATTTAGGTGGTTCAGAAGAAAAAGATGTTTCTTTTTTATTTTCCTGCAGAAAGCTTTTTTTATAATAAACTCCGCGTTCATTAAAAGGGGAATCTTTGAAATAATCAAAAACAGAATTACAAAGTGCTACAGTAAGGTTATCATCTTTATTGGCATTGTAATAATCGTTCCACCCTTCCTTCAATTTATAACCGAAATAAAGGTGCAATTTTTGTTCAGCGCGGGTAAAAGCTACATATAGGTTATTCAATTCTTCCAGCTGTTTTCTTTTTTGGTTTTGGAGATAGAGATTGGCGTAGCTTGAGGACTTCAGGATTTTCTGATAATGCAAACTGATACCGTAATCCCGAATCCGGTTAAAGGTATTTCCTTCATATTCCAAAGCCCAATTTAAGGTATTACTATCTGTGCTATGTTTTCCGGAAAGGTTACAGAAAACGAAAACTCTTTTGAACTGCAAACCCTTGGATTTATGAATGGTTAGCAATTGTAAACTGTCATCAGCATTTATGGAAACCTGTTTAAAATCCTCGGCATTGGCATTATCCTTAAGATAAGTAAGTAAATCGGGAAAAGAAATTCCTTTATCGGGATCCGTTAATTGGCGTGTGGACAAAATATCCAGAAAGCGGTGTAGATTCAAATAATCCCGTTCACTTAGCTGTTTGGAAGGTAAACAGAGGTCTATTATTTCTCTACAAATTTCAGTTGCCTTCTTGTTTTCCTGCTCCCAAGAAAGCTGGTAGAATTCATTTACAACGGGTATAGTTGAAAAATCGGGTCTTACTGGTTTTTGTCTTTCTTTTTGTATTTCCAGGGTTCGGGAGATAATATTAAGGGTTTGTTTCAACACTTTTGTATTGATTAGCACATAGTCCGAACGCAGAAAAGCAATAAAATCAATCCAATCCCCCCAGGCTAAAAAACGCAGCCAGGAAAGCAAAGGAGCTACATAGTGATGTTCTATAATAGACCTGTTGGGTTGAAATAAACTAGCTCTGCCACTTATATCCAATGCTTGTTGAATTTTTGTAAGTTCTTCATTGGTTCTGCATAAAATAGCAATTGAACCGGAATCGTCTTTTTCCAAAGCAGGCAAAACCATTCTTTCTACAAAATCCGTGTAAATATCTTTTTCGTTATCGGCATTGGTAACGCTGGTAGAAAAATTTTTTAAGCAGAATTCAATTTCGGTTCCCGGTTCTTTTGTAATTTCTACGCTTTCAATATGTGTATAATCCCATTTCATTTCTTTTTTTTGGAGTAAACTACACAATTCTGCATTCATAAAGACCTGATTGATAAATTCCATTAAAGTTGGACCACAGCGGTAGCTTTTATCCAGTGCTTCAACTGTAAGATCTCCCAAAGCCGGGAAAATATCTTTCAAATTCAGCAGTAAATCACGTTCACCTCCTCTCCACCCAAAAATGGATTGTTTTTCATCCCCTACAACTATTAAGCCCCCAAAAGGTTTGGAACCTTCTCCGGCAGTAATTTCTTCAATGATTGGCTTTAATATATTGAATTGAATCAGGGAAGTATCCTGAAATTCATCTATCAGTAAAAAACGGGTTCTATGGCTTAAAAATTGATAAAATTCAGTTGCTGAAACAGCATCTTCGGGATTTAGAAAAGGCGGTTCTGAACTAAAGAGTGTTTCAAAAGTAAACCAGGTTATGTCATCATAGGTCAAATTTTTATAGCGGTATATCAAATTATCGTATCTTTCCAATACACTTGACCAAAGTTCCTCAATTTCTCTTTGTTCGGGAAGATATAATTTCCAGATTAAATAATCAGCCAAATGGTGTTTGGCTTCATTTTGAGCATTTTCCAGTTCAATATTTTCGGCTTCAAACTTCTTGTTGCTTATTTTCTGTTTATTCCAGATAGTGCCTTTATCTAATATATATAGTAGTTTTTCCGCCTCATCCGAATTAAGTTGTTTTAAGTTATTGAAAATAGCAACAGGAGTTAGGGCACCTTTCACAGCTAAATTTCTAAAGTCCTTATTAAAATAATCCTCCAGAGATGCTTTACCCAAATCAGAACAGATATTAGCTACTAATGCTATAATCCGTTGCATTTCTTTCAGGAATTTCTCGTAGAATTCAGCTGGTTCAGTTTCGGGATTTAAATTCATTAAAGTTCCGCTAAAAGAAGAATTATGAACTGCTTGGCGTTTAGTGATCATATAAAAAAGCCAGCGCTGTTCAATTAATGAGCAGAAAAATTTAGTATATTCATCTAAGGAACGGCTAACTTTCCTACTTAATAAATTTTTAATTTTTTCCCTTAAATCCGGTTCCATTAAATGATCAAGCAAAAAGGGCATAATCTTTTTTACGGCTTCGGTATCTATTTCATAATGTTCAATATTTTTTAAGGGACGCACAATATTACGGAAGATCTGTCCTGTGTAGGAATCAATAGTCATCACTTGCAAATGGCTTTGATCACAGATTAATTCCTTGCGTGCACTAAGCAGTAAATTTCTTTCCTGTTCACTTAAGGGAATTTCTTTTGTTTTATTAAGTTTTCTAAGGTTGAGCAGTAATTCTTGTTGTTTCTTTTGTTCTTCTTCCGTTTCCGGTTCAGAAACCAATAGTTCCAAATGTTTAATAATTCTATCTCTAATTTCTGCAGTTGCCTTACGTGTAAAGGTTAAAACGAGGATATTATCCAAAGAAAATTCATTCTTACTGTAATATTTTAAGATTAGGGAAAGATATTCTACAGAAAGACGGTAGGTCTTTCCGGTTCCGGCACTGGCACAAATTATTCTGCAGTTATTTTCAGTCATTTTAAACCTCCTTTTCTGCTTATCAAATCAGCCCGGGTAATATTTTGCAAACGCTGTCTATCAGTGGCTTTGGTAATTGTGCTATAACCATTTGCAAGACAAAATTCCAGATTATCCAAAATCTGCTGTTTCAGTTTATTGCGTTTTTCTTCATTCACGCCTTCCACTTTATCTGTAGGGTCTAAAATATTCCAAAATATGGAAGAAACATCATTTGGCGCCGAAACATCATCCAGAAGATAATAATACCATTCATAGATGCAGAGTTGACGATAGTCATGACTGCCTGTTTTGAAGTCCACAATGAGAGCTTTATTTTCCATTTCAATACGCAGGTCTGCTTTTCCTCTGATGCCAATAATATATTCTTTATTGCCCCAATTGACCTTTCCCAGTTGTTTATGTTTCATTTCCGCACGGCTAATTTTATCCTCTTCGGGAATGAGAATAAATTTTCTTCCTTCAACCTGTTTTTTCAGCCAGTCCTGATAGAAAAAGAAGAGGGATTCAGATAATTTTTTTGCCAGGATTTCCCCTAAAAAAACGGCATTATAGTTCTTAGGGATTTGATATATCATTTTTTCGGAAGCAATTACATTTTTTAGTTGTTCCTCCAGTTTTTTACTATTGCCAAAGAGGGTTTCCAATATTGTGTGAGATTCATGAATTCCTTTCAATTCACCTAAGGTAGAAGAAAAATAGGTATGCATAATGTTACCGAAGAGTTTATAACTTATGGTTTCTTCGGCTTCCCAATTTTGAATTGAGAGTTTGCTTTTATTTTCTACAAACCAGAGGAAGGGATTTTTCAAAAATTGGATAAGAGCTGAGGCACTGAAATTAATCTGATTATTCATTGGGAAATCGGCAATAGGATCGGAAGGGATGATAAAGAAATCCTCCGGCAGGTCTTTATTAATATTGCAAACTTCTTGATCTTCAAGCTCGGGAATTGTCTTATTAAGTAGTTCCCAACTATAAACATCCGGCAGAGAAACAAGCACTTTTCTTTTTTTTAATAAATCCGGTTCTTCATTTTTCAGCAGTTCTTCCAATTCACCTAAAAAGGAACTGGGGCTGATATCGCGTTCCTGATTTACATAACTGAAACAAATTGCGCGCTCTGAACACAGTAAAAGACGACAGAAATAATAGCGTTCCCAGTTTCTGATATCGTTAAATGTTTTTAATCCTAATTTTGCTCGTTGTGATTCATTGAATAACCAAACAGGAGTTGGACTGGAAGGAATAATGCCCTCAATCATTTGAAAGAAGGCAACGGTGGAAAAACTTCTATTTCTTGCATCCAGCAAATTACTAATTTCCCATTCGGGAGTTAGGGCTTCATTTCTTTGGTAACTGATTTTGCCGGTTTTAAGAAAATTCAAAAGCAAATCAAGCAGATTTAAGCCAATGCTGTCTTCAGCAAAAATTTGTTTCCAGGAATTTACCAAGCCCAAATTTTCAATAGCCATAAAGTTTGCCATTCTCTCCCAAAAAACAGGTAAAATATCAGTATAGAGTTTTTCGTTATCTTCCAGCAAGTTATTTAGCTGTAAGCAATTGGGACTATCAATCAGGTTGCAGAGTTCTTTCAGATTTTGGACTTTGCTGAAGGCATTGATTAAATTGTAATATTCCCATACGAGGGATTTAAGGGTTGGCAAATCTGCAGTTAGAAACAAAGCATAGTCCACATAAAGATAATCCCAATTAATTAAAAAACCAAGCTCCAGACGCAGTTGACTGATATAGTCATCCAGTTTTAGGTTACCTTGTTCAGCGTAAAAGTAATGGCAGAACCAATCTTCCGAGATATAATTTGCCAATATTTTTATGGGAAGATAGCCATTTGTATCTTTTGTAGCTTTAAGTCCTGTGGCAATTGCAGAAAGCATTTTGTAAATAGTCCCTTCGCAGAAAGAATAGCTGTCCGGTTTGGCAAAATGTTCTTCGGGAAAGTAATGACTATAGCTTTTCAAGTGAAAGGTGCTGTCAATAATAGCGCAATTATGACAATCTTGCTCCAAATTCCAGGAGAGAAAAGATAATGCCATTTGGGTTTCATTGTCCGTTTCTCTAATTTCAATGGAGGGCTTCTTTTTTAAGGAATTCCAGGATTCCTGCAAATTGAAATCTTTTATTTTCCAGTTTTCACCATTGCTTTCTGTTTCCAAACCGTGAGTAATAATTGTTACCCTGTTTCCTGAATCCTCCAGAGCTTTTATCTGTTGTTTTTCCAAGCCACTGTAATAATATTGATTGATATAATAAATATCACAGTTTTGCCAGGGAACGGAAATATTATCGGCATTCAAGTAAAAAATAGTATCACTGAAACCCAAAGCATTGATATATTTTTGATAGTTACTGCGGATATTTAAAATCTTCTGCAGATAAATCTCCTGCCATTCCTGCATCGGAAAAGCTCCGGAATTTGCCATTTCTTCAAGATCGGAAAGAGCTATACATTCTTCGCAGAACTCTTCAAAAAAATCAAAAAAGCGTTTTCCCCAGTCCACAATATCACCATAATTATAAATATGAAATGATTCTCTTTCGCTTTCTTCCATTACCATAAAGAGGCAAAGCAGTCGTTTTTCATCTGTCAGTAAAGGTTGCTTTGGCAAAATAAGAGCAGAACGCAATTCTTCCATACTGTAAAAACCGCGCCAGGAAAGGTCCCAATTGGTTAAATATTCTCTGGAAGCTCTTTTTGCTGCGCTTAAAGTTGGGAAAATTAGAATGGAATCTGGCTTAGCAAGTTCTTGGACAATTGTATCCAGATTCTCTGATAAAGGATAGTTGATAAACTTCATAACTTTTTCTCCTTTTTTTAAGTCAGAAGTCGTCACTGCCGAAATAACTTTTTCATTGCTCCCAAACTTATTTGGTAGTGAGGACTGATAACTGCTGACTTAAGACCTTAACCTCCCGTATCTTATAACAAAGGAGAAACCAGACGGCAGATGGATTCTTTTGTTTTTTGCAGCATACTGCGCTGTCTGAATTTCTCAGGAATAATTTTACTGCTGGATAACAGGTCTTCTTCAAATTGCTTAATTGCTTCGGCACAAACAGTTTTATCGTATATTGCGGCAGCCAGTTCAAAATTTTGTTTAAAACTGCGTAAATCCATATTGGCAGTTCCGATTAGCAGAAATTCGTCATCCACAATCAATATTTTGGAATGATTAAAACCCTTATGATAAGTCCAAATTTCTACTCCAACATCTAAAAGTTGTTGAAAATAACTGCGTGAAGCCCAATAAACCAAAAAATGATCGGGCTTATCGGGAACCAGTATCTGAACTTTTACACTGCTGATAGCGGCAGTTTTTAGAGCGGAAAGTAAACTTTCGTTTAAAATTAAGTAGGGAGTAGAAATCCGAATGCTATGTTTAGCGTAAGTTATTGCTGCAAAATATAATTGCATTATGCTGTCATAATCACTATCAGGACCATCAGCTACAATTTGCATCGGGAGAAATCTTTGTTTATCAGGAGAAATAACAGGAAGGTATTTATGCAGTAAGTCCTCTTGCATCAAATTTTTTCCGGTTACAAAATTCCAGTCCGCTAAAAAGATTGCTTGTAAAGCATTAACTGCTTTTCCTTCAATTTCTGCCAAGGAATCACG
Protein-coding regions in this window:
- a CDS encoding PD-(D/E)XK nuclease family protein, with amino-acid sequence MKFINYPLSENLDTIVQELAKPDSILIFPTLSAAKRASREYLTNWDLSWRGFYSMEELRSALILPKQPLLTDEKRLLCLFMVMEESERESFHIYNYGDIVDWGKRFFDFFEEFCEECIALSDLEEMANSGAFPMQEWQEIYLQKILNIRSNYQKYINALGFSDTIFYLNADNISVPWQNCDIYYINQYYYSGLEKQQIKALEDSGNRVTIITHGLETESNGENWKIKDFNLQESWNSLKKKPSIEIRETDNETQMALSFLSWNLEQDCHNCAIIDSTFHLKSYSHYFPEEHFAKPDSYSFCEGTIYKMLSAIATGLKATKDTNGYLPIKILANYISEDWFCHYFYAEQGNLKLDDYISQLRLELGFLINWDYLYVDYALFLTADLPTLKSLVWEYYNLINAFSKVQNLKELCNLIDSPNCLQLNNLLEDNEKLYTDILPVFWERMANFMAIENLGLVNSWKQIFAEDSIGLNLLDLLLNFLKTGKISYQRNEALTPEWEISNLLDARNRSFSTVAFFQMIEGIIPSSPTPVWLFNESQRAKLGLKTFNDIRNWERYYFCRLLLCSERAICFSYVNQERDISPSSFLGELEELLKNEEPDLLKKRKVLVSLPDVYSWELLNKTIPELEDQEVCNINKDLPEDFFIIPSDPIADFPMNNQINFSASALIQFLKNPFLWFVENKSKLSIQNWEAEETISYKLFGNIMHTYFSSTLGELKGIHESHTILETLFGNSKKLEEQLKNVIASEKMIYQIPKNYNAVFLGEILAKKLSESLFFFYQDWLKKQVEGRKFILIPEEDKISRAEMKHKQLGKVNWGNKEYIIGIRGKADLRIEMENKALIVDFKTGSHDYRQLCIYEWYYYLLDDVSAPNDVSSIFWNILDPTDKVEGVNEEKRNKLKQQILDNLEFCLANGYSTITKATDRQRLQNITRADLISRKGGLK
- the cls gene encoding cardiolipin synthase produces the protein MENGSPATTMAWILVLIFLPIVGFILYLFFGRNWRKKRLFSKKGYADTKLLLSYVHNHPSDRENNWQNDLTARLYNLLKNNSKATLTVNNNVTLYNDTGKAFKAILEGINSAQHFVHLEYFSIFADETGYTLQKLLIQKALEGVEVRFIYDDVGCWMLKKSFKQELRDAGVEFVPFMPVWIPFLNSRLNYRNHRKLVIVDGNKAYLGGMNIGDKYLGKKRYYGYWRDSLAEIEGKAVNALQAIFLADWNFVTGKNLMQEDLLHKYLPVISPDKQRFLPMQIVADGPDSDYDSIMQLYFAAITYAKHSIRISTPYLILNESLLSALKTAAISSVKVQILVPDKPDHFLVYWASRSYFQQLLDVGVEIWTYHKGFNHSKILIVDDEFLLIGTANMDLRSFKQNFELAAAIYDKTVCAEAIKQFEEDLLSSSKIIPEKFRQRSMLQKTKESICRLVSPLL